A single Nicotiana tabacum cultivar K326 chromosome 5, ASM71507v2, whole genome shotgun sequence DNA region contains:
- the LOC107813208 gene encoding putative calcium-binding protein CML36 — translation MKLLKNIPNKLFKSKKSRSISRSEDPSFGSGTTSSCSDSDSHSGFQKPNGLATPTSVLPPNDISADEWSEILQAFHMIDSGGDGKIRKEQLEAILTRVGPDPPSEEELISLLNEVDRNGDGCISLEEFGAISSAFGPPACDDELRNAFDFFDANHDGKITAEELFNVFRTIGDGRCTLEDCRHMIRGVDKNGDGFVCFEDFCLMMEQQR, via the coding sequence ATGAAGCTCCTCAAAAACATCCCCAACAAGCTCTTCAAGTCCAAAAAATCCCGCTCCATCTCTAGATCCGAAGACCCATCATTCGGGTCGGGCACAACCTCGTCTTGTTCCGATTCCGACTCCCACAGCGGATTCCAAAAACCTAATGGGCTAGCTACGCCAACCAGCGTGTTACCACCCAATGATATCTCAGCCGACGAATGGTCTGAAATCTTACAAGCCTTTCACATGATTGACAGTGGCGGCGATGGAAAGATTCGGAAGGAACAGCTGGAAGCTATTCTTACCCGAGTTGGACCCGACCCGCCAAGCGAAGAGGAATTAATATCATTGCTTAATGAAGTAGATAGGAATGGAGATGGATGTATTAGCTTAGAGGAGTTCGGAGCGATTAGCTCGGCGTTTGGGCCGCCGGCTTGTGACGATGAACTGAGAAATGCTTTTGATTTCTTTGACGCCAATCACGACGGAAAGATAACGGCGGAGGAGTTGTTTAACGTGTTTAGAACTATTGGAGATGGACGGTGCACGTTAGAGGATTGCCGGCATATGATAAGAGGAGTGGATAAAAATGGAGATGGATTCGTATGCTTCGAGGACTTTTGTCTTATGATGGAACAGCaaagatga